A single genomic interval of Ramlibacter sp. harbors:
- a CDS encoding SDR family oxidoreductase, whose translation MRLKGKKALVTAAGQGIGRAAALAMAAEGAEVWATDLNPALLDSYDGVANVRAVPLDVLDKAAIGKVVAGLPALDVLFNCAGFVHNGTIEQATDEEWDFAFNLNVRAQFWMIQAVLPAMLARGGGSIINMASVCGSLKGLPNRFIYGASKAAVVGLTKSVAADYVGRGIRCNAIAPGTVDTPSLADRINAHDDPAEARKAFIARQPMGRLAQAHEMAPIVVYLASDESVFATGQVFAVDGGMTI comes from the coding sequence ATGCGACTCAAAGGAAAGAAAGCCCTCGTCACGGCCGCCGGCCAGGGCATAGGCCGCGCCGCCGCGCTGGCCATGGCGGCCGAGGGGGCCGAGGTCTGGGCCACCGACCTCAACCCCGCGCTGCTGGACAGCTATGACGGCGTGGCCAATGTGCGCGCCGTCCCGCTGGACGTGCTGGACAAGGCCGCCATCGGCAAGGTGGTGGCGGGCCTGCCAGCCCTCGATGTGCTGTTCAACTGCGCGGGCTTTGTGCACAACGGCACCATCGAGCAGGCCACGGACGAGGAGTGGGACTTTGCCTTCAACCTCAATGTGCGCGCCCAGTTCTGGATGATCCAGGCCGTGCTGCCCGCCATGCTCGCCCGGGGCGGCGGCAGCATCATCAACATGGCCAGCGTCTGCGGCAGCCTCAAGGGCCTGCCCAACCGCTTCATTTACGGTGCCTCCAAGGCCGCCGTGGTGGGCCTGACCAAAAGCGTGGCGGCCGACTACGTGGGCCGCGGCATCCGCTGCAATGCCATCGCGCCCGGCACGGTGGATACGCCCTCGCTGGCCGACCGCATCAACGCCCATGACGACCCGGCCGAGGCGCGCAAGGCCTTCATTGCGCGCCAGCCCATGGGCCGGCTCGCGCAGGCGCATGAGATGGCGCCCATCGTGGTGTACCTGGCCAGCGACGAATCGGTGTTTGCCACCGGCCAGGTGTTCGCGGTTGATGGCGGCATGACCATATGA
- a CDS encoding sialic acid TRAP transporter substrate-binding protein SiaP yields the protein MKKRSAIKLVAACALAAGTLGTFGIANAETKMKWAHVYEVSEPFHKNAVWAGEEIKKRTNGRYDIQVFPASSLGKESDINQGLTLGTVDIIYTGASFAGRSYQPLSVTYFPFIFRDSEHILKYAKSDLFKELSKGYDDKTGNHIMALTYYGARNVTSTASRPIAKPEDMKGLKIRVPDAPAYLAFPKALGANPTPIAFAEVYLALQNGTVDAQENPLPTIEAKKFYEVQKNISLTGHIIDSLLTIMSPSAWGKLSPEDRKIFGDVLSEAADKTGREIIASEIRLAEEFKKRGNNVITVDKNAFREAVLKATKPTDHGYRQQDYDRIVNMK from the coding sequence ATGAAAAAACGATCTGCTATCAAACTTGTAGCTGCATGCGCCCTTGCAGCGGGGACTCTGGGCACATTTGGCATTGCCAACGCGGAAACCAAGATGAAATGGGCCCACGTCTATGAAGTGTCCGAGCCGTTCCACAAGAACGCGGTCTGGGCCGGCGAGGAAATCAAGAAGCGCACCAACGGCCGCTACGACATCCAGGTGTTCCCGGCCTCCAGCCTGGGCAAGGAGTCCGACATCAACCAGGGGCTGACGCTGGGCACCGTGGACATCATCTACACCGGCGCGAGCTTTGCGGGGCGCAGCTACCAGCCGCTGTCGGTCACCTACTTCCCGTTCATCTTCCGCGACTCCGAGCACATCCTGAAGTACGCCAAGAGCGATCTGTTCAAGGAACTGTCCAAGGGCTATGACGACAAGACGGGCAACCACATCATGGCGCTGACCTACTACGGCGCGCGCAATGTCACGTCCACCGCCTCGCGCCCCATTGCCAAGCCCGAGGACATGAAGGGCCTGAAGATCCGCGTGCCCGACGCACCAGCCTACCTGGCCTTCCCCAAGGCGCTGGGCGCCAACCCCACGCCCATTGCGTTTGCCGAGGTCTACCTGGCGCTGCAGAACGGCACGGTCGATGCGCAGGAAAACCCGCTGCCCACCATCGAGGCCAAGAAGTTCTATGAAGTGCAGAAGAACATCTCGCTGACGGGCCACATCATCGACTCGCTGCTGACCATCATGTCGCCCAGCGCCTGGGGCAAGCTGTCGCCCGAGGACCGCAAGATCTTCGGCGACGTGCTGTCCGAGGCCGCCGACAAGACCGGGCGCGAAATCATCGCCTCCGAAATCCGCCTGGCCGAGGAGTTCAAGAAGCGCGGCAACAACGTGATCACGGTGGACAAGAACGCCTTCCGCGAAGCCGTGCTCAAGGCCACCAAGCCGACCGACCACGGCTACCGGCAGCAGGACTACGACCGCATCGTGAACATGAAGTAA
- a CDS encoding altronate dehydratase, whose amino-acid sequence MTPFIRLHPADDVVIARSQLVGGAAIEDFTVRGLIPAGHKVAAHAMAAGQPVRRYNQIIGFASKPIAAGEHVHTHNLDMGPDKGDFARDYAFGADVKTMPARKEATFLGIKRADGRVATRNYIGILSSVNCSATAARAIADHFSRQNNPAALADFPMVDGVVALTHGTGCGMDTEGMGMQILERTLAGYATHANFWGVLVVGLGCEANQINAWLAHSSLREGETLKVFNIQDTGGTRKTVEKGIALIKEMLPQANAVRREPCSAAHITIGLQCGGSDGYSGISANPALGVAVDLLVAHGGTAILSETPEIYGAEHLLTRRAVKREVGEKLIERIKWWEHYTEINEGEMNNNPSPGNKAGGLTTILEKSLGAVAKGGTTNLEAVYEYAEPVAAHGFVYMDTPGYDPVSATGQVAGGANLICFTTGRGSAYGCAPSPSLKLATNSALWRKQEEDMDINCGEIIDGTATVQQMGQRIFELVLATASGSPSKSEQHGYGQNEFVPWQVGAVM is encoded by the coding sequence ATGACTCCCTTCATCCGCCTCCATCCCGCCGACGACGTCGTCATCGCCCGCAGCCAGCTTGTGGGCGGCGCGGCCATCGAGGACTTCACCGTGCGCGGCCTGATCCCGGCCGGCCACAAGGTCGCGGCCCACGCCATGGCGGCCGGCCAGCCGGTGCGCCGCTACAACCAGATCATTGGCTTTGCGAGCAAGCCGATCGCTGCCGGCGAGCATGTGCACACCCACAACCTGGACATGGGCCCCGACAAGGGCGACTTTGCGCGCGACTACGCGTTTGGCGCCGACGTGAAGACGATGCCGGCCAGGAAAGAGGCGACCTTCCTGGGCATCAAGCGCGCAGACGGCCGCGTGGCCACGCGCAACTACATCGGCATCCTGTCCAGCGTGAACTGCTCGGCCACGGCGGCGCGCGCGATCGCCGACCATTTCTCGCGCCAGAACAACCCGGCCGCACTGGCGGACTTCCCGATGGTGGATGGCGTGGTGGCGCTGACCCACGGCACAGGCTGCGGCATGGACACCGAGGGCATGGGCATGCAGATCCTGGAGCGCACGCTGGCCGGCTATGCCACGCACGCCAACTTCTGGGGTGTGCTGGTGGTGGGCCTGGGCTGCGAGGCCAACCAGATCAACGCCTGGCTGGCCCACAGCAGCCTGCGCGAGGGTGAGACGCTCAAGGTGTTCAACATCCAGGACACGGGCGGCACCCGAAAAACCGTGGAGAAAGGCATTGCGCTGATCAAGGAGATGCTGCCCCAGGCCAACGCCGTGCGGCGCGAGCCCTGCAGCGCGGCCCACATCACCATCGGCCTGCAATGCGGCGGCTCCGACGGCTACAGCGGCATCAGCGCCAACCCGGCACTGGGCGTGGCGGTGGACCTGCTGGTGGCCCATGGCGGCACGGCCATCCTCAGCGAAACGCCCGAGATCTACGGCGCCGAACACCTGCTGACGCGTCGCGCGGTCAAGCGCGAGGTGGGCGAAAAGCTGATCGAGCGCATCAAGTGGTGGGAGCACTACACCGAGATCAACGAAGGCGAGATGAACAACAACCCCTCGCCCGGCAACAAGGCCGGCGGCCTGACCACCATCCTGGAAAAATCACTGGGCGCGGTGGCCAAGGGCGGCACCACCAATCTGGAGGCGGTGTACGAGTACGCCGAGCCCGTGGCCGCGCACGGTTTTGTCTACATGGACACGCCGGGCTACGACCCGGTGAGCGCCACGGGCCAGGTGGCCGGCGGCGCCAACCTGATCTGCTTCACCACGGGGCGCGGCTCGGCCTACGGCTGCGCGCCCTCGCCCTCGCTCAAGCTGGCCACCAACTCGGCGCTGTGGCGCAAGCAGGAAGAGGACATGGACATCAACTGCGGCGAAATCATCGACGGCACGGCCACGGTGCAGCAGATGGGCCAGCGCATTTTTGAACTGGTGCTGGCCACGGCCTCGGGCAGCCCGTCCAAAAGCGAGCAGCATGGCTATGGCCAGAACGAGTTCGTGCCCTGGCAGGTCGGCGCGGTGATGTAG
- a CDS encoding TRAP transporter large permease, whose protein sequence is MLKIFFLLFMAGGLPVAIAMAGASLAYILVSGNLPPFVVIHRMVSGIDSFPLLAVPFFILAGNLMNNAGITTRIFNFALSLVGWLRGGLGHVNVLASVIFAGMSGTAIADAAGLGTIEIKAMKEHGYSTEFAVGVTAASATLGPIIPPSLPFVIYGMMANASVGALFLAGILPGLLLTILMMATVSWYAWKNNWGGDVKFSKTRFFKALMELAVVVGWPLLLWLLVAKAGAPAQMTVFIGLGLLFVLDRIFRFEALLPIMTPVLLIGGMTTGLFTPTEGAIAACVWAMILGLAWYRTLSWKMFVKVCLDTVETTSTVLFIVAAASIFGWMLTATGVTSEIAEWVLGFTKEAWVFLLLANLLMLFVGCFLEPTAAITILVPILLPIATHLGVDPIHFGLVMVLNLMIGLLHPPMGMVLFVLARVAGLSFERTTMAILPWLVPLLVALIVITYVPSIVLWLPKMFF, encoded by the coding sequence ATGCTGAAGATTTTCTTCCTGCTCTTCATGGCCGGTGGCCTGCCCGTGGCCATTGCCATGGCAGGCGCCTCGCTGGCCTACATCCTGGTGTCGGGCAACCTGCCGCCGTTCGTGGTGATCCACCGCATGGTCAGCGGCATTGACAGCTTTCCGCTGCTGGCTGTGCCCTTTTTCATCCTGGCCGGCAACCTCATGAACAACGCGGGCATCACCACCCGCATCTTCAACTTTGCGCTGTCGCTCGTGGGCTGGCTGCGCGGCGGCCTGGGCCATGTGAACGTGCTGGCCTCGGTGATCTTCGCGGGCATGAGCGGCACGGCGATTGCCGACGCCGCGGGCCTGGGCACCATCGAGATCAAGGCCATGAAGGAACATGGCTACAGCACCGAATTCGCCGTGGGCGTGACGGCGGCCTCGGCCACGCTCGGGCCGATCATTCCGCCCAGCCTGCCGTTCGTGATCTACGGCATGATGGCCAACGCCTCGGTGGGCGCGCTGTTCCTCGCCGGCATCCTGCCCGGCCTGCTGCTGACGATTTTGATGATGGCCACCGTCTCCTGGTACGCCTGGAAGAACAACTGGGGCGGCGACGTCAAGTTCTCGAAGACGCGCTTCTTCAAGGCGCTGATGGAACTTGCCGTGGTGGTGGGCTGGCCCCTGCTGCTGTGGCTGCTGGTGGCCAAGGCGGGCGCGCCGGCGCAGATGACGGTGTTCATCGGCCTGGGCCTGCTGTTCGTGCTGGACCGCATCTTCCGCTTTGAAGCCCTGCTGCCCATCATGACGCCCGTGCTGCTGATTGGCGGCATGACCACGGGCCTGTTCACCCCGACCGAGGGCGCCATCGCGGCCTGCGTGTGGGCCATGATCCTGGGCCTGGCGTGGTACCGCACGCTGAGCTGGAAGATGTTCGTCAAGGTCTGCCTCGACACCGTGGAGACGACCAGCACGGTGCTGTTCATCGTGGCGGCTGCTTCGATTTTTGGCTGGATGCTCACGGCCACGGGTGTGACCTCCGAGATCGCGGAGTGGGTGCTGGGCTTCACCAAGGAAGCCTGGGTGTTCCTGCTGCTGGCCAATTTGCTGATGCTGTTTGTGGGCTGCTTTCTGGAGCCCACGGCGGCGATCACCATCCTTGTGCCCATCCTGCTGCCGATTGCGACGCACCTGGGCGTGGACCCGATCCACTTTGGCCTGGTGATGGTGCTGAACCTGATGATCGGCCTGCTGCACCCGCCCATGGGCATGGTGCTGTTCGTGCTGGCCCGGGTGGCGGGCCTGAGCTTTGAGCGCACCACCATGGCCATCCTGCCCTGGCTGGTGCCCTTGCTGGTGGCGCTGATCGTGATCACCTATGTGCCATCGATCGTGCTGTGGTTGCCGAAGATGTTCTTCTGA
- a CDS encoding TRAP transporter small permease has translation MTEQKIIDDDGNFHTEDAEVDLSDTIFEGWVALAIFWVLGLTVFYQFITRYVLNDSAAWTEEVARYMLIGVVFIGATIGVARNSQIQVDFFYRHMPPAMGRWLSRAVDVLRTGFFAAAVVMTIEMMMKIGNQTRMTIVDAPMNIVYGLCLFGFAAMTWRSLQVARIHWRRGYSVLERPETTLSDK, from the coding sequence ATGACCGAGCAAAAAATCATCGACGACGACGGCAACTTCCACACCGAAGACGCCGAGGTGGACCTGTCCGACACGATCTTCGAGGGCTGGGTGGCGCTGGCCATCTTCTGGGTGCTGGGGCTCACGGTGTTCTACCAGTTCATCACCCGCTACGTGCTGAACGACTCCGCGGCCTGGACCGAAGAGGTGGCTCGCTACATGCTGATCGGCGTGGTCTTCATTGGCGCCACCATCGGCGTGGCGCGCAACAGCCAGATCCAGGTGGATTTTTTCTACCGCCACATGCCGCCCGCGATGGGCCGCTGGCTGTCACGCGCGGTGGACGTGCTTCGCACCGGCTTCTTCGCGGCGGCCGTGGTCATGACCATCGAGATGATGATGAAAATCGGGAACCAGACGCGCATGACCATCGTGGATGCGCCCATGAACATCGTCTATGGCCTGTGCCTGTTCGGCTTTGCCGCCATGACCTGGCGGTCACTGCAGGTGGCGCGCATCCACTGGCGCCGGGGCTACAGCGTGCTGGAACGCCCCGAGACCACCCTGAGCGACAAGTAA
- the pdeM gene encoding ligase-associated DNA damage response endonuclease PdeM — MLNTRLAGCELALLPGGAAYLPSAQALLVADAHFGKAVSFRRLGMPVPRGTTTETLDRLDALIDATGARQVVFLGDFLHSAQARAPATLAALSRWRADHAALTLTLVRGNHDERAGDPPEALGIQVVDEPWPLAPFALCHHPQAVAGAYVLAGHWHPCISLHGRANERLRLPCFWFGDDSGAVSAHAVGILPAFGGFTGMHPVAPRAGDRFFAIAGDQVREVSPRA, encoded by the coding sequence ATGCTGAATACCAGGCTGGCGGGCTGCGAACTGGCCTTGTTGCCCGGCGGCGCGGCCTACCTGCCGTCAGCGCAGGCGCTGCTCGTGGCCGATGCGCATTTTGGCAAGGCCGTGAGCTTTCGCCGGCTGGGCATGCCCGTGCCGCGCGGCACCACCACCGAAACCCTGGACCGGCTCGACGCGCTGATAGACGCCACCGGCGCGCGCCAGGTGGTGTTTCTGGGGGATTTCCTGCATTCGGCCCAGGCCCGTGCCCCGGCGACGCTGGCCGCGCTCTCCCGCTGGCGTGCCGACCATGCGGCGCTGACCCTCACCTTGGTGCGTGGCAACCACGATGAGCGCGCGGGCGACCCGCCCGAGGCCCTGGGTATCCAGGTGGTGGATGAGCCCTGGCCACTGGCGCCGTTTGCCCTGTGCCATCACCCCCAGGCGGTGGCGGGCGCCTATGTGCTGGCGGGGCACTGGCACCCCTGCATCAGCCTGCACGGCCGCGCCAATGAACGGCTGCGGCTGCCGTGCTTCTGGTTCGGGGACGATTCGGGCGCGGTGAGCGCCCATGCCGTGGGCATCCTGCCCGCGTTTGGTGGTTTCACCGGCATGCACCCGGTGGCGCCGCGCGCCGGCGACCGGTTCTTTGCCATCGCGGGCGATCAGGTGCGCGAGGTCAGCCCGCGGGCCTGA
- a CDS encoding diguanylate cyclase gives MTGRAWRCLASLMAWWMLGAALSPVSAADAGSTDGVPSLRWEAQAWMDPSGRASLQQVLAGAADMAPLTDPGATQALGPGRALWLRYRLQKAAGDPATGNPAAGDPVRWRIEFPLPQLDEVTLYQRAPDGRWLAQRAGDTLAVNRWTEPGRFPSFSLGASAVAGEQPVYARIAHANPLAVPVRVVTQEAHDQRTMREYLWHGVLLGVMLLLCVACAGLGWLYSDRVYLWFALQVLVMGLGVSAHSGVASHLLWPDSAAWADAANGCLPLMAAAMILLLVREVSGIAVHYRRLGLAALALGLAGMVLAVAYFFLERRWGLPLFGIYYVLAIGLNLAMAWLTGRRGDVVGHWLLAAYVSPSAAILVVQLRVHGWLPYDWDTQHLVLGAFLLQGPVLLMALHLRSRARHQMQVRNQTLVSHDPLTGLLMPHLFQDRLSLAIRRARAHGDHAAVVVVELANLGSIRRRAGPTQAERSILRCAIKLRGLIKDVDTVSRIGEARFALILEGAYSRHQVSDFGTRLVASGLRSQDSAPQESVLRFHLAACLLREHPREAASLIPLLEAVLADMPAHSRRVIRFLESETTAAMSLAPQEPDLFHQVTSIR, from the coding sequence ATGACCGGCCGGGCATGGAGGTGCCTGGCCAGCCTGATGGCGTGGTGGATGCTCGGCGCGGCGCTGAGCCCGGTATCCGCGGCTGACGCGGGGAGCACGGACGGCGTCCCGTCACTGCGCTGGGAGGCCCAGGCGTGGATGGACCCCAGTGGCCGCGCGAGCCTGCAGCAGGTGCTCGCGGGCGCCGCCGACATGGCGCCCCTGACCGACCCGGGGGCGACCCAGGCGCTGGGCCCAGGGCGAGCCCTGTGGTTGAGGTACCGCCTGCAAAAGGCCGCTGGCGACCCGGCCACTGGCAACCCGGCCGCAGGCGACCCGGTCCGCTGGCGCATTGAATTTCCCCTGCCGCAACTGGACGAAGTCACGCTGTACCAGCGCGCGCCCGACGGCCGCTGGCTGGCGCAACGCGCGGGCGACACGCTGGCTGTGAACCGCTGGACCGAGCCCGGCCGCTTCCCGTCGTTCAGTCTGGGCGCCAGCGCCGTTGCCGGCGAACAGCCTGTCTACGCGCGCATTGCACACGCCAACCCGCTTGCGGTGCCGGTTCGTGTGGTGACGCAAGAGGCGCACGACCAGCGCACGATGAGGGAGTACCTCTGGCACGGCGTGTTGCTGGGGGTCATGCTCCTGCTGTGCGTGGCCTGCGCGGGCCTGGGCTGGCTCTACAGCGACCGTGTCTACCTGTGGTTTGCATTGCAGGTGCTGGTCATGGGGCTGGGCGTGTCCGCGCACAGCGGCGTGGCCTCGCATCTGCTGTGGCCGGATTCCGCGGCCTGGGCCGACGCTGCCAATGGCTGCCTGCCACTGATGGCAGCGGCCATGATCCTGCTGCTGGTGCGCGAGGTCAGCGGCATTGCGGTGCATTACCGCCGTCTGGGGCTGGCGGCGCTGGCCCTGGGGCTGGCCGGCATGGTGCTCGCGGTGGCGTACTTTTTCCTTGAGCGTCGCTGGGGCCTGCCCCTGTTTGGCATCTACTACGTGCTGGCCATCGGCCTGAATCTGGCCATGGCCTGGCTCACGGGGCGTCGCGGTGACGTGGTGGGCCACTGGCTGCTGGCGGCCTATGTGTCGCCCAGCGCCGCCATCCTGGTCGTTCAGCTGCGCGTGCACGGCTGGCTTCCATACGACTGGGACACGCAGCACCTTGTGCTCGGGGCCTTTCTGCTCCAGGGCCCGGTGCTGCTCATGGCGCTGCACCTGCGCTCCCGGGCCCGCCACCAGATGCAGGTGCGCAACCAGACCCTGGTTTCCCACGACCCCCTCACCGGCCTGCTGATGCCCCACCTGTTCCAGGACCGGCTGTCGCTGGCCATCCGGCGCGCCCGGGCGCACGGCGACCATGCGGCGGTGGTGGTGGTGGAACTGGCCAATCTCGGGTCCATCCGGCGCCGGGCCGGGCCGACCCAGGCCGAGCGCAGCATCCTGCGCTGCGCCATCAAGCTGCGCGGCCTGATCAAGGATGTGGATACCGTGTCCCGCATCGGCGAGGCGCGGTTCGCCCTGATTCTGGAAGGCGCCTACTCGCGCCACCAGGTGTCCGACTTTGGCACCCGGCTGGTCGCCTCCGGCCTGCGCAGCCAGGACAGCGCGCCCCAGGAGAGCGTGCTCAGGTTTCACCTCGCGGCCTGCCTGCTGCGTGAGCACCCGCGCGAAGCGGCATCGCTCATCCCCCTGCTGGAGGCCGTGCTTGCGGACATGCCCGCGCACAGCCGCCGGGTCATCCGCTTTCTCGAGTCTGAAACCACGGCCGCCATGTCCCTGGCACCGCAGGAGCCCGACCTGTTTCATCAAGTCACGTCCATTCGCTGA
- a CDS encoding FadR family transcriptional regulator has product MPLQTVEPQRLYRQIAEQLRSLIVAGEFAAGSRLPAERDLAKQLGVSRPSVREALIALEVEGWVEVRTGSGVYVLARTSAKDKNPKIPATEWGPLELIRARRVVEGEIAALAALHGKRRDADAMARAIDGMRADADRGVMPLDGDRAFHTAIVQACGNVVLTETVQGFWDARRGPLFERLGGYFETVPSWRSAIAEHEAIHAAIRARDADAARTAMHEHLDKSHSRFSASWRRAKKSDS; this is encoded by the coding sequence ATGCCCCTGCAAACCGTCGAACCGCAACGCCTGTACCGGCAGATTGCCGAGCAGCTGCGCTCGCTCATCGTGGCGGGCGAGTTCGCCGCGGGCTCGCGCCTGCCGGCCGAGCGCGACCTGGCCAAGCAGCTGGGCGTGAGCCGCCCCTCGGTGCGGGAGGCATTGATCGCGCTTGAGGTGGAGGGCTGGGTGGAAGTCCGCACCGGCTCGGGCGTGTATGTGCTGGCACGAACCAGTGCCAAGGACAAGAACCCGAAGATCCCCGCCACCGAATGGGGGCCGCTGGAGCTGATCCGCGCGCGCCGCGTGGTGGAGGGCGAGATCGCGGCGCTCGCGGCTTTGCATGGAAAGCGCCGCGACGCCGACGCGATGGCGCGGGCCATTGACGGCATGCGCGCCGATGCCGACCGCGGCGTGATGCCACTGGACGGTGACCGGGCCTTCCACACCGCCATCGTGCAGGCCTGCGGCAACGTGGTGCTGACCGAAACCGTGCAGGGCTTCTGGGACGCCCGGCGCGGGCCGCTGTTCGAGCGGCTGGGCGGCTACTTCGAGACCGTGCCCTCGTGGCGCTCCGCGATTGCCGAGCACGAAGCCATCCATGCGGCGATCCGCGCGCGTGACGCCGATGCCGCGCGCACCGCGATGCACGAGCACCTGGACAAATCCCACTCCCGATTCAGCGCGAGCTGGCGCCGCGCGAAGAAAAGCGATTCCTGA
- the slmA gene encoding nucleoid occlusion factor SlmA — translation MPDAEPSSPSPPVATGETVAAVRKRPKPGERRVQILEALATMLEQPGSERITTAALAARLEVSEAALYRHFASKAQMFEGLIEFIEQTVFSLVNQIAEREPAGHPQAAKVVAMLLQFAEKNPGMTRVMVGDALVFENDRLQQRMNQFFDKIEATLRQALRDAAQADGSATPSVDSQVRASVLTAFVVGRLQRFARSGFKRMPSEHLEASLARML, via the coding sequence TGCCAGACGCCGAGCCCAGTTCCCCTTCTCCCCCTGTCGCTACTGGTGAAACTGTTGCCGCGGTTCGCAAACGGCCCAAGCCCGGCGAGCGGCGGGTGCAGATTCTGGAGGCGCTCGCCACCATGCTGGAGCAGCCTGGCTCCGAGCGCATCACCACCGCGGCGCTGGCCGCGCGACTGGAGGTGAGCGAGGCGGCGCTGTACCGGCACTTCGCCAGCAAGGCCCAGATGTTCGAGGGGCTGATCGAGTTCATCGAGCAGACCGTCTTTTCCCTGGTCAACCAGATCGCGGAGCGCGAGCCCGCGGGCCACCCGCAGGCTGCCAAGGTGGTGGCCATGCTGCTGCAGTTCGCTGAAAAGAACCCCGGCATGACGCGCGTGATGGTGGGCGACGCCCTGGTGTTCGAGAACGACCGCCTGCAACAGCGCATGAACCAGTTCTTCGACAAGATCGAGGCCACCTTGCGCCAGGCCCTGCGTGACGCGGCTCAGGCGGACGGCTCGGCCACGCCCAGCGTGGACTCCCAGGTCCGCGCCTCGGTGCTCACCGCGTTCGTGGTCGGGCGGCTGCAGCGCTTCGCGCGGTCGGGCTTCAAGCGCATGCCATCGGAACACCTCGAGGCCAGCCTGGCCCGGATGCTCTGA
- a CDS encoding malate/lactate/ureidoglycolate dehydrogenase, whose amino-acid sequence MPKQMEVQTLRSLVASILIANGSTRAEADTVAANLVLANLSGHDSHGVGMLPRYVDAVLEGGLQPNAEARVILDTGTLLTLDGQRGYGQVVGEQAMALGMARAKTHGSCIMTLANAHHLGRIGHFAEMAVAKGLVAIHFVNVLSRPVVAPWGGGDGRYGTNPCCIGVPLQGREPFVLDFATSRVAQGKMRVAHNEGRQVPPGYLIDAQGQPTTDPGVVVVPQAGPAGAPGNGLFGALMAFGEHKGYGLAVACELLGGALTGSGTWHRPADNARAVVNGMLTVLIDPGKLGTQDSFNTEALAFVDWLRQSPAAPGSDGVQVAGEPERLARQQRAQTGIAIDEQTWAEIVQASARVGVSVAA is encoded by the coding sequence ATGCCAAAACAGATGGAAGTCCAGACGCTGCGGTCACTGGTAGCTAGCATTTTGATAGCAAATGGCAGCACCCGGGCCGAGGCCGACACAGTGGCCGCCAACCTGGTGCTGGCCAACCTCAGCGGCCATGACTCGCATGGCGTGGGCATGCTGCCGCGCTATGTGGACGCGGTGCTCGAGGGCGGCCTGCAGCCCAACGCCGAGGCCAGGGTCATCCTGGACACCGGCACCCTGCTCACGCTGGACGGCCAGCGCGGCTACGGCCAGGTGGTGGGCGAGCAGGCCATGGCGCTGGGCATGGCGCGCGCCAAGACCCATGGCAGCTGCATCATGACGCTGGCCAACGCGCACCACCTGGGTCGCATTGGCCACTTCGCCGAGATGGCCGTGGCCAAGGGGCTGGTGGCGATCCACTTCGTCAACGTGCTGTCACGGCCCGTGGTGGCGCCCTGGGGCGGTGGCGACGGCCGCTACGGCACCAACCCCTGCTGCATCGGCGTGCCGCTGCAGGGGCGCGAGCCCTTTGTGCTGGACTTTGCGACCAGCCGCGTGGCGCAGGGCAAGATGCGCGTGGCCCACAACGAGGGCCGCCAGGTGCCTCCGGGCTACCTGATCGACGCCCAGGGCCAGCCCACCACCGACCCCGGCGTGGTGGTGGTGCCGCAGGCCGGCCCGGCGGGCGCGCCCGGCAACGGGCTGTTCGGCGCGCTGATGGCGTTTGGCGAGCACAAGGGCTATGGCCTCGCGGTGGCTTGCGAGCTGCTGGGCGGCGCGCTCACGGGCAGCGGCACCTGGCACCGGCCAGCGGACAACGCCCGCGCCGTGGTCAACGGCATGCTCACGGTCCTGATTGACCCCGGCAAGCTGGGCACGCAGGACAGCTTCAACACCGAAGCCCTGGCCTTTGTCGACTGGCTGCGGCAAAGCCCGGCCGCGCCCGGCAGTGACGGCGTGCAGGTGGCTGGCGAGCCAGAGCGCCTGGCGCGGCAGCAGCGCGCGCAAACCGGCATCGCCATCGACGAGCAGACCTGGGCCGAGATCGTGCAGGCCAGCGCGCGCGTGGGCGTGAGCGTGGCGGCCTGA